A stretch of the Candidatus Zixiibacteriota bacterium genome encodes the following:
- a CDS encoding CapA family protein: protein MNSLKLLSVGDILLQTRNDRHPFERVAPLLADKDVLLGNLEVALTGSALAAEKSVPLVGHPEHVKYLREAGFDILSVANNHILDAGVEGFNDTLATLADNGIRIIGGANRKFPQSDCTLDSNGIRLGFLAYYIHGRTVESSGIVINRLEERAAVADIRRLKQQCHHVVLSLHWGTEKSFYPSPSQIDLAHRLVDSGASIILGHHPHVIQGIEEYKGALIAYSLGNFQFLLNPADLPPHKDRRTNRSIILQISLSENTVDSYETIPVIIDDDFVPRECSSEEGEEMLSFIAGVSTLVVDGRVKSLPWYGYIAEIYLSENWRSFMIRIKRYGVWHLCKFIVWLITPFVLKCYAGWLWRKLSGQRSALEPS from the coding sequence ATGAATAGTTTGAAGCTATTGTCCGTAGGGGACATTCTCCTGCAAACCAGAAATGACCGACATCCCTTTGAACGTGTGGCCCCACTCCTTGCGGACAAAGACGTTCTTCTCGGTAACCTCGAGGTCGCATTGACCGGCAGCGCACTTGCGGCGGAAAAATCGGTTCCGCTGGTCGGTCATCCTGAACATGTCAAGTATCTCAGAGAAGCCGGCTTTGACATCTTAAGTGTGGCCAACAATCACATTCTCGATGCTGGTGTGGAGGGATTTAACGATACACTGGCGACACTTGCCGACAACGGCATTCGCATCATAGGAGGCGCAAACAGGAAGTTTCCGCAATCGGATTGCACATTAGACAGCAACGGCATCAGACTGGGATTTCTGGCATACTACATTCACGGGCGGACCGTTGAGAGCAGTGGCATAGTCATCAACCGGCTCGAAGAAAGAGCGGCGGTCGCGGATATCAGGCGACTGAAACAGCAATGCCATCACGTTGTACTATCCTTGCACTGGGGAACTGAGAAGTCATTTTATCCGTCACCATCCCAGATAGATCTGGCGCACCGATTAGTCGACAGCGGGGCCAGCATAATTCTCGGACATCATCCCCACGTAATACAGGGAATCGAAGAGTACAAAGGAGCTTTGATCGCCTATTCATTGGGTAATTTTCAGTTTCTGCTGAACCCTGCCGATCTTCCTCCCCACAAAGACCGAAGGACAAATCGGTCGATCATTCTCCAAATATCTCTCTCCGAGAATACTGTCGACTCATACGAGACAATCCCGGTGATAATCGACGACGACTTTGTGCCGCGTGAGTGCAGTTCCGAGGAGGGGGAAGAAATGCTCTCATTCATTGCCGGCGTGTCGACACTTGTGGTGGATGGGCGCGTTAAGAGTCTGCCATGGTACGGGTATATCGCGGAGATTTATCTGTCGGAGAATTGGCGCTCCTTTATGATTCGGATAAAAAGATACGGCGTATGGCACCTGTGTAAATTTATCGTATGGCTGATAACGCCGTTCGTGCTGAAGTGTTATGCTGGATGGCTATGGCGAAAACTTTCGGGTCAACGATCCGCGCTGGAGCCATCATGA
- a CDS encoding polysaccharide biosynthesis C-terminal domain-containing protein: MRFIKSAGTTLAFKIIAMSFGLGISVLIGRAMGPEGRGVYGLVMTVIMISSVFGVFGLGAANAYFIAKDRNHARVIGWQSLFVGIAGAAVSTVAVLFVRHLAPAVLKGLEGPVLVITLLMVPLFLWGNLYARAYLGLGRVVAFNTFETFGRGIFFGAAAVVILFMNRDMTFYLASVLACLSLLTLGYIIRYFQISPSGKTKAREFFTLSISYGVRPWIAAVFTWITIRSGIFFVNYFKGTAEAGLFSVAQQISELLIIVPSVVGAILFPRVASGDSKDLTAKVLRTMNAVFLPLFLLLAFLAEPIITLLFGAEFLPSAVALRIILPGAYLLGLEVIIAGDIAGRGYPWPVALIWIPVFAINAIGYMILVPRYGIDGAALATSISYALIFVYMTFQLRKMTSFTLSQLFIPRLADLRALLSSSRFGSGGQAQSNAAADDTVERGAGL; this comes from the coding sequence ATGAGATTTATCAAGTCAGCCGGTACCACCTTGGCTTTTAAGATCATCGCGATGTCATTTGGCCTGGGCATCTCCGTTCTGATTGGGCGGGCGATGGGTCCCGAAGGCCGCGGTGTCTACGGATTGGTAATGACCGTCATAATGATATCCTCGGTTTTCGGAGTTTTCGGCCTCGGCGCCGCGAACGCCTATTTTATTGCAAAAGACAGAAACCACGCGAGAGTTATTGGCTGGCAGTCACTGTTTGTTGGAATCGCCGGAGCCGCAGTTTCCACTGTTGCCGTGCTTTTTGTGCGCCATTTGGCCCCCGCAGTCCTTAAGGGACTCGAAGGACCGGTGCTTGTAATTACGCTTTTAATGGTCCCGCTTTTCTTGTGGGGAAATCTGTATGCGCGCGCATACCTCGGACTCGGCAGGGTCGTCGCCTTCAATACTTTCGAGACATTCGGCCGCGGCATATTCTTCGGAGCGGCCGCTGTCGTCATACTCTTTATGAACAGGGATATGACATTCTACCTGGCTTCCGTACTCGCCTGTCTGTCTCTTCTGACGCTGGGTTATATCATCAGGTATTTTCAAATTTCACCCTCCGGCAAAACGAAGGCGCGGGAATTCTTCACGCTCTCTATCTCCTACGGAGTGCGTCCGTGGATAGCTGCCGTTTTCACATGGATTACAATCCGCTCCGGAATTTTCTTCGTCAACTATTTCAAGGGGACCGCCGAGGCGGGTCTGTTCTCAGTCGCGCAGCAGATCTCGGAACTGCTGATAATAGTCCCGTCGGTCGTTGGCGCAATTCTCTTTCCGCGAGTAGCCTCGGGCGACAGCAAGGATCTCACGGCCAAAGTGCTTCGCACCATGAACGCCGTTTTCCTGCCGCTCTTTTTGCTGCTGGCTTTTCTGGCCGAACCTATTATCACGCTTTTGTTCGGGGCCGAATTTCTGCCGTCGGCCGTCGCGCTCAGGATAATCTTGCCGGGTGCGTACCTGCTCGGACTCGAAGTGATCATCGCCGGAGATATCGCCGGACGCGGTTATCCGTGGCCGGTCGCTCTGATCTGGATACCGGTCTTCGCGATAAATGCCATCGGTTATATGATACTGGTACCGCGTTACGGTATCGATGGCGCCGCTCTGGCCACCAGCATTTCTTATGCTCTGATTTTTGTCTACATGACTTTTCAACTGCGTAAGATGACATCTTTTACATTATCGCAACTTTTCATCCCCAGACTTGCCGATTTAAGGGCGCTTCTGTCAAGTTCCAGATTCGGCTCTGGCGGTCAGGCCCAGTCGAATGCGGCCGCCGATGATACCGTCGAACGTGGAGCCGGTCTCTGA
- a CDS encoding alginate lyase family protein yields the protein MKPWVYTIKIRQKLRGLGRKYRRPVRVLSLSDFFKQCWEGALPDSRYFSARRRPFFFFDPSQSGSYIKAIERYFPGSISTTLERADRAVRHRFDLLGSGETFLGDEIDWHVDFKSAKRWPCVPHTKIRIVNLDDDADVKVPWELSRLQHFTDLGRAYWMTSDQIYRDEFLAQLMSWEKSNPVDHGVNWTCSMEIAIRAINILWGMYFFSRDDDLNTDMIRRVIRLLYYHGLHIEKNLEITGRGSNTNHLVSNYLGLFYLGLMLPRLDRASDWLDLARKGLEEEIQLEVFEDGADYECSTSYHRLVLDMFLSAYVLGNKNGVTFSDTYQSRLNKMIDFSTAITAPSGKTPLVGDNDDGFVVKLSNDDPSCHHHLIDVGLATFERKTPGDFPVTEERLWYLGPQSLERKTTDIVMSSKCFSKSGYAIIRNEHFHLMFSAAKVTDRCIAGHKHNDNLSFTLEIDNIPYLIDPGTSCYTSDFEARNSSRSTGAHNTVGVDEQEQSRFYERRLFHMFNDAKAKVDLWINGKTLAVVSATHEGYTRLDNPVTHRRTIWAFLDIRSVSILDEFYGKEGCEHTFSANYLTPITDIRVLDNSITRLSRGDDRMLNIGFMSEIDGELSVESAHYYPRYGVKAPARLIRSQYKACLPFRILTLISDQDTPVGWWDKLSDSDRRLKMQIENTEFEVNR from the coding sequence ATGAAACCCTGGGTGTACACGATAAAGATCAGGCAGAAGCTGCGAGGTCTTGGTCGAAAGTACCGCCGCCCGGTTCGCGTGCTCTCGTTATCAGATTTCTTCAAGCAGTGTTGGGAGGGTGCTTTGCCGGACAGCCGGTATTTTTCCGCGCGAAGGCGACCATTTTTCTTTTTCGATCCTTCGCAAAGCGGCAGTTATATCAAGGCTATCGAACGGTATTTCCCCGGTTCAATATCGACAACTCTCGAGCGTGCCGATAGAGCCGTGAGGCACCGTTTTGATCTGCTCGGTTCCGGTGAGACTTTCCTCGGCGACGAAATCGACTGGCACGTCGACTTCAAATCGGCCAAACGGTGGCCGTGTGTTCCTCACACAAAAATACGAATCGTTAATCTCGATGATGACGCTGATGTGAAAGTTCCGTGGGAACTATCACGTCTTCAGCATTTCACCGATCTCGGCCGGGCCTACTGGATGACATCCGATCAGATTTATCGCGATGAATTTTTGGCGCAACTGATGAGCTGGGAGAAAAGCAATCCCGTCGATCACGGCGTCAATTGGACCTGCTCGATGGAAATCGCTATAAGAGCGATAAACATCCTCTGGGGAATGTACTTCTTCTCGCGAGACGATGACCTGAACACCGATATGATCCGCCGGGTGATTCGTTTGCTCTACTACCACGGGCTGCACATCGAGAAAAATCTCGAAATTACCGGCCGCGGCTCCAACACCAACCACCTGGTCTCGAATTATCTGGGGTTGTTTTATCTGGGGCTGATGCTGCCGAGGTTGGATCGCGCTTCAGACTGGCTCGATCTGGCGCGCAAGGGTTTGGAGGAAGAGATTCAACTGGAGGTTTTCGAGGATGGAGCTGATTACGAATGCTCTACTTCGTATCACCGTCTGGTTCTGGACATGTTTCTCTCGGCCTACGTGCTCGGCAACAAGAATGGTGTCACGTTCTCCGATACCTACCAAAGCCGGCTGAACAAGATGATAGACTTTTCGACTGCGATTACGGCGCCCTCGGGAAAAACGCCGCTGGTCGGCGATAACGATGACGGTTTCGTGGTAAAGCTGTCCAACGATGATCCATCGTGTCATCACCATCTTATCGATGTCGGCTTGGCCACTTTTGAACGCAAGACTCCAGGGGACTTTCCGGTTACCGAAGAACGGCTGTGGTATCTCGGCCCGCAGTCGCTGGAACGAAAGACCACCGATATCGTGATGTCATCGAAATGCTTCAGCAAAAGCGGCTATGCGATTATTCGCAATGAGCATTTCCACCTGATGTTCAGTGCTGCCAAAGTTACCGATCGGTGTATCGCCGGTCACAAGCACAACGACAACCTGTCGTTTACTCTCGAGATAGACAACATTCCATATTTGATAGATCCCGGAACAAGTTGTTACACTTCCGACTTTGAGGCGCGCAATTCGTCTCGTTCAACTGGGGCGCACAATACCGTTGGGGTCGACGAGCAGGAGCAGAGCCGGTTTTACGAGCGACGGCTGTTCCACATGTTTAACGACGCTAAAGCGAAGGTCGATCTGTGGATAAACGGCAAAACGCTGGCTGTTGTCAGCGCCACTCACGAGGGTTACACTCGTCTTGACAATCCGGTTACGCACCGCCGGACTATCTGGGCGTTTCTGGATATCCGCTCGGTATCCATACTCGATGAATTTTATGGCAAGGAAGGCTGCGAACACACCTTTAGCGCCAATTATCTCACTCCGATTACCGATATCCGCGTTCTCGATAATTCTATCACCCGGCTGAGCCGAGGCGACGACCGAATGCTTAATATCGGGTTCATGAGTGAGATCGATGGGGAGCTGTCGGTTGAGTCGGCGCACTACTATCCGCGCTATGGAGTCAAGGCTCCCGCGCGGCTGATACGCTCGCAGTACAAGGCCTGTCTGCCTTTCAGGATCCTGACTCTTATCTCGGATCAGGATACTCCTGTAGGTTGGTGGGACAAATTGTCCGACAGCGACAGAAGATTAAAAATGCAAATAGAAAATACTGAATTCGAAGTCAATAGATGA